One Candidatus Poribacteria bacterium genomic window carries:
- a CDS encoding F0F1 ATP synthase subunit epsilon, whose protein sequence is MLDRSFHLEIRTPEQLIYEGDVTSVHAPGVEGNFQILVGHIPFLTALDVGEIRIRESSETSQLMATSGGVFEVLRTGVTVLVETAEWASEIDVERAESALARAQTQLKANAPDLNRPRAEAALARAQNRIKVASNL, encoded by the coding sequence ATGTTAGACAGAAGTTTTCATCTCGAAATTCGGACACCGGAACAGTTGATCTATGAAGGGGACGTGACGAGCGTTCATGCACCCGGCGTGGAAGGCAATTTTCAGATTCTGGTAGGACACATCCCTTTTCTTACAGCCTTAGATGTAGGTGAGATTCGTATCCGTGAATCATCGGAGACCTCGCAATTAATGGCGACGAGCGGCGGGGTCTTTGAGGTGTTGCGGACGGGTGTCACTGTCTTGGTTGAAACTGCGGAGTGGGCATCCGAAATCGATGTCGAGCGTGCAGAAAGCGCACTCGCGCGTGCCCAAACACAACTCAAAGCAAACGCCCCCGATCTGAACCGCCCGCGCGCAGAAGCCGCACTCGCACGCGCACAAAACCGCATCAAAGTCGCGAGCAATTTGTAG